A window of Pelomonas sp. SE-A7 genomic DNA:
GGCTCGCGTCGACTACTGGAAGCAGAACCCGCCCTATGGCCTGGAGAAAAGGCTTCTGGGGGTGCAGCACGAGCAGGCCGAGGCCCTCCTGAAGGCCGCACGCGGTCAGGTGATGGAGCCGCTCAAGCGCGGCGACGCGGCCGCAGCGCGCGAGGGCCTGCGCGCGGCGCATGCAATCTACGAGCGGCACCGCACCGGTGTCGACGCCACCGTACAGGAAGCCAATGCCTTTGCCGAATCCGCCATGGCCAGCTTCGATGCCACGCGCCGCAGCGGCCTGTGGGTGATGCCCACGGTGGCCGCTCTGCTCACCGCCGTGCTGATGGTCAGCTGCCTGTGGCTGCTGCGCAGCCTCCGCAAGCCGCTCAACGAAGCCATGCAGGCCACGCGGGCCGTGGCCGAGGGCGACTTGCGCGGCCACGATGAAGCAACGTCCCACAGCCAGGACGAGATCGGCCAGCTGCAGGACGAGCTGGACCGCATGGTCTGCCAGCTGCGCGGCGTGATCACCGAGGTGCGCGAAGGCAGTTCGGTGATCGCCGGCGCCTCGGCCGAGATCGCTGCCGGCAACGGCGACCTGTCCAGCCGCACCGAACACCAGGCGGCCCGGCTGCAGCAGGCGGCGCAAGCCATGCAGGAGATGGCACAGATCGTCAGTCACAGCGCCGACAACACCCGCGAGGCCGACCACCTGGCGCGCGATGCCTCGGTCGTGGCCACCCGCGGCGGCGAGGCCGTGGGCCAGGTCGTCGCCACCATGGACCAGATCAATGGCAGCTCGCGCAAGATCGCCGACATCATCGGCGTCATCGACGGCATCGCCTTCCAGACCAATATCCTCGCGCTCAATGCAGCGGTCGAGGCCGCTCGCGCTGGCGAACAGGGCCGCGGCTTCGCCGTGGTTGCCTCCGAGGTGCGTTCGCTGGCCCAGCGCAGTGCCACGGCGGCTCGCGAGATCAAGCAGCTGATCCAGGACAGTGTCAGCAAGGTCGAGGCTGGCACACACTCGGTGGCCGAGGCACGCGAGACCATTGCCGAAGTGGTGCAGCAGGTCCGCAAGCTCAGCGAGCTGATGGGCCAGACCGACGCGTCGATACGCGCACAGAGCACGGCCGTCAGCAGCATGGGCCAGACGCTCAGCGAGATCGACGAAGGCACGCAACAGAACGCCGCGCTGGTGGAACAGACCGCCGCCGCGGCCGAGAGCCTGCGCCAGCAGGCGGCACGGGTCGATGCGGCGCTGGGGGCGTTCCGCGTAGCCTGAAGGCTCAGGCCGGCCGGTACCAGAGTTCCTTGCGGTCCAGCGGCGTCTGCGGCGGCAGCAGCGGATTGCTCAGCTGGATGACGCGGCGATGGCGCAGCCCAGCCTGGCGCAGGTCGCCGCGGTAGACCTGCTCGAAATGCTGCTCGAAGCGGCCATCGGCCAGCAGCCGGTTGAGACCGCGCTCGACCAGGCCGGCCAGCCGGGTGTCGCCCGGGCGCACGAAGTAGTACATGGCAGTCGGGTAATGCAGGGCCAGACGCGGCTCGATCCGAGCCCAGTCGCGCTGGCGGCCCTGCTCTTCCCATATCTCCAGCACCGAGCGCGGATAGCCGGCGCCGCGACCTGCGCGCAGCATGTTGATCCGCGCATCAGCAGTGGACGCCGGGTTCACCTTGATGCCATTGGCGCGCAGGATTTCGGTGTCGGGCCAGTCATGGCCCTGGATCAGCTCCAGCTTGCGCAAGTCGTCGAGGCTGCGCACCTGGCTCCAGCGTTCCAGCGAGTCTCGCTGCACCAGCAGCAGGCGCCAGCCGTAGAGGCCGCGGTAGAGGGGAATGCGAACCGGCAGGAGACGCTGCTCACGCTCCCGGCTCGTCATGCTCCAGGCGATATGGACCGCCTCGTTGCCAGCCGCCACTTCGAGCAGCGAACGGCTCTGCACCATGATGTCGGCCGAGGGCTGCAACTCGAAGCTCACGCCCGAGGCCTGCAGCGCCATCTCCAGCAATTGCAGTGGATACCAGTGGCGGGGATCGACCTCGCGCGGCGGCCGAGGGTAGATGACCCGCAGCGGCGGCGCGGCTCGCAAGGCCGGGCTGGCAGCCAGGCCCAACGCTGCGGGCAGCCAATCTCGTCTGCGCATCACCGATGCTTCTCAGCGCTGCTTCTTCAAGCGCAGTTCAGCGGCACGGGCATGGCCCTGCAGGCCTTCGCCGTAAGCCAGCTCGGCCGCAATCGGACCCAGGTTCTGGGCGCCGGATTCGCTGACCTCGATCAGGCTGCTGCGCTTCTGGAAGTCGTAGACGCCCAGCGGCGAAGAGAAGCGCGCCGTGCCTGAGGTGGGCAGCACATGGTTGGGCCCAGCGCAGTAGTCACCCAGCGACTCGCTGGCGTAGGCCCCCAGGAAGATCGCACCGGCATGGCGCAGCAGCGGCTCCCAACGGTGCGGCTCGCTGCTGCTGACTTCCAGATGCTCGGGCGCGATGCGGTTGCTGATCTCGCAGGCTTCATCCATCGAGCGGGTCAGTATCAGCGCGCCGCGGCCTTCCAGCGAAGCCTTGATCACGTCCTTGCGC
This region includes:
- a CDS encoding methyl-accepting chemotaxis protein; translation: MAQPSPSTRSATLRMRIAVVAVASLVAAMALLAQSLWSYSKLRAHAEQAFVAKDVVADILPPPMYLIELRLTLSAAVEGTLTPEAAATTIDRLTSEYQARVDYWKQNPPYGLEKRLLGVQHEQAEALLKAARGQVMEPLKRGDAAAAREGLRAAHAIYERHRTGVDATVQEANAFAESAMASFDATRRSGLWVMPTVAALLTAVLMVSCLWLLRSLRKPLNEAMQATRAVAEGDLRGHDEATSHSQDEIGQLQDELDRMVCQLRGVITEVREGSSVIAGASAEIAAGNGDLSSRTEHQAARLQQAAQAMQEMAQIVSHSADNTREADHLARDASVVATRGGEAVGQVVATMDQINGSSRKIADIIGVIDGIAFQTNILALNAAVEAARAGEQGRGFAVVASEVRSLAQRSATAAREIKQLIQDSVSKVEAGTHSVAEARETIAEVVQQVRKLSELMGQTDASIRAQSTAVSSMGQTLSEIDEGTQQNAALVEQTAAAAESLRQQAARVDAALGAFRVA